A stretch of Cicer arietinum cultivar CDC Frontier isolate Library 1 chromosome 5, Cicar.CDCFrontier_v2.0, whole genome shotgun sequence DNA encodes these proteins:
- the LOC140920313 gene encoding uncharacterized protein encodes MDLDLALRIDRPSTPKDSSSSEEKLEYEKWDRSNRISLMIIKRDIPEVFRGAVSNEIVTAKNFLVEMEKRFEKSDKAETSSLLQNLISMKYQGKGNIREHIMMMSNIASKLKGLKLELSDDLLIHLVLLSLPSQFSQFKVTYNCQKEKWTLNELISLCVQEEDRLKQDRTESAHFTSISKDKGKRKRIEEPKNKAAAKGPEQKKQTKDNNCFFCRSSGHVKKDCAKYHAWRVKKGLPELPKA; translated from the exons atggatctagaccttgcattaagaattgatcgaccctctactcctaaggactctagttcttctgaagaaaaattagagtatgagaaatgggatcgctcaaatcgcataagtcttatgatcataaagcGTGACATTCCTGAGGTCTTTAGAGGTGCTGTCTCGAATGAGATAGTTACAGCTAAAAATTtccttgttgagatggaaaaacgctttgaaaaaagtgataaggctgaaacaagttctttgcttcagaatttaatttccatgaagtatcaaggcaagggaaatataagagagcacattatgatgatgtccaacattgcttctaagcttaaaggtctaaagcttgagttgtcagatgacttactcattcatttagtattgctgtctcttccttcgcaattcagtcagtttaaggtgacttataattgtcaaaaggagaaatggactcttaatgagctcatttcattatgtgtgcaagaagaggacaggctgaagcaagataggactgaaagtgctcactttactagcatctctaaagacaagggcaaaaggaaaagaattgaggagcccaagaacaaagctgctgctaagggtccagaacaaaagaagcagactaaggataacaactgcttcttctgcaggagttctggacacgtgaagaaggattgtgccaaatatcacgcttggcgtgttaagaaag ggttgcctgaacttccgaaagcctag